In the genome of Nakaseomyces glabratus chromosome K, complete sequence, the window agTGTGTAGTGGCGGAGTGTCGCTAATTGAATTATAGCCTTGACacaaaacaataaataatatctACAGTAAAACTTTACACACATAAACACATCTTCTTGTAGTTTTATTTCCCAAACTATTGTTTTACATCATAACACAAAATTTACCTCAGTATTTATTTACAGAGTTCTATTGTGCCTAAAATACCTGTGTATTTGAAATAGCTTTTGTGAAGACGATACAAAGTATGACAAACCCAATAAAGATAATTAGGAACTTCTTTGAAGAGCTAGCCTTTGCATTTCATATATTATGTTTTGGTGGCGCAAACCAgtattatttgatataattttttatgaCTTGATTGTGATGCTAACAGCTTTTCCAATCAAAAGACCAATACGGCATggagaaagagagaaaatAGCAACAGCTTTTTTACTGAGAGatacaatagaaaaatGTTATATATTGGAATATAATTGATTTTTTCTTAGACAAATTGAAACCATATAGATGCAATGATGTATATATTCAATGAACGCACATGCTGTTAATAATTTTCATGCTCACTTACAGCAAGATAGAATTAGAATTAAAAGATAAATTCATATCCCCAGATATTTTATTCCATTAGCCAACTATCAGTAAAGTTTTGTTAAACAATCAGAATTGATCCATATAATACAGTAGATTATTATAACGATCGGCACAGCccaattatattattattcaaTGGATATTGTGATATCACTTTTTACCACTAAACGCGTTATGAGTTTCAAAGTGTCGAAACACGTCTTTCACTCTGTTCTCTCGAGATTGCTCTTTGGAAGGATCCTCGacaaacaaatatataagaaacaaTGGGGAATCGGATCGAAAAGGAATTAAGAGTAGTAGGGGGAGAAGATATTGTACGCTTTTACTCACATAGTATATCATACAATAAAGGGAAAATGCTATTTGGTATTCTAGTTGCGCTATTTCTGAGCGTTGTGTCAGCACACAATGTTCTATTGCCTCCACATGGCCGCAGATGCTTTACCGAGAAGCTAGGGAAAGGCGATGAGTTGTCTATTACATTCCAATTTGGTGACAGAGATCCAGAATCCAGCCATCAATTGACTGGTGACTTCACATTGACTGGTGTTGACAGTAACACTTTGCATAAAACTCTCAGAGATGTATCGCACGGTGATGTTGTCTTCAGTGCCCCTCACTCCGGGAACTTCGAATATTGTTTCTCCAATGAGAACTCTAACATCAAGACCAAGGACGTTACTTTCAACATGCACGGTATTGTTTACGTTGACTTAGATGATCCAAACGCCAACACCTTGGACAGTGCCGTTAGAAAATTGGCCAAGCTAACCAATGAAGTTAAGGACGAGCAAAGTTACATTGTCATTAGAGAGCGTACCCACAGAAACACCGCCGAATCCACCAACGACCGTGTCAAGTGGTGGTCTATCTTCCAATTGGGACTTGTCGTTGCCAACTCTTTGTTTCAAATCTACTACTTAAAGAGATTCTTCGAAGTTACCTCTTTTGTTTAAGGTAATGAGCTGAAATGCAGAACTGCACCATACAGTGactaaaaacaaattaGAAGAAGGCATTATAAACCTGACTGTGACTTCACATTTATTCATGATGATATACCCACAGTTAAGAATTTATACATATACATAACAACTTAAATActtttgtatatttgtcATTAGtttataaagaatattaaaaCAGAAACGCAAAAACCATTATGactatttcttttcattgcTTTAGACACTAGAAATAGTACTATTGCTAACATTCAATAGATGGGTTTTCAATCCAACTTTAGTTATACAAATCagattaaaaaaaaaaaataatgccATTTCCTAGAATCGAACCAGGGTTTCATCGGCCACAACGATGTGTACTAACCACTATACTAAAATGGCGTATTAATTTGATATGTGTTCTAAAACGAATGGtatatgatattatttagattttcaattttgCCGGAAACAAtcatataaaataaacGTCTTTTCACGACCGGTAAGCTATCAAATTGATCCAATTGAGACATCCAGTAACTCAATTTCATAATCAATTTTGTATTGAATCCTGATAGCAGTCGTGAACATctaaattaatatatagtTTCTCAATAGGCCACTAATCTAATTATACTGCATATAAAACCCTACTTGCATTATATTCAATGATTTAAGTATGTTGATGTCAAGATATAACAACTAATTTCTACAAAAACAACTAATCTCTGCTAAAACTATGCCTGCAAATGTCTACTAGAAGCCTAGAGACTAAAACATCAATACATGCAATTGAGTACCCTCTAATTAGCTCATGGTACGAGCTCCCCTCTGTTGACTTCCCACCGCATAACTGAATAATTTGAATCACATCAGGACAGCCCATTGCGAACATCGACATAACCAATTTTCCATTATTTTATCGAATATAGCATCCTTGATAACAATTGATCACATCTCGGTGATTCCTAGAATTTTGGCCGTTTTGATTTCACTACATTGGAGCATAGCAAGAACACTATCTGTCCGATTTATTaactaaaagaaattaagaaCGCAAATAAGATCTCAATTGGAAAACCAGATAGATGTCGTCTCCTTTTAGGGCTGCTGCAGAACAGGTATTAGCCAAATTTTTAAGTCCTCATAGTAATGAAACTACCACAGTGGACTCCGAATTGGTAGATGTGTTCAATAAAGTGAACACATTCATGTCAACTAACCAGTCTCAACTTAATAAAGTGTTTGATAGATGGGTCGATAGAACAACATTCTCATTTACTCAACTTATATCAACCCATCCTTCGCTATATGCTTGCGTTGGTATGCTGGCCTTTGCGCTTACTGTTGTAACATTAGGGTCTTTCACCTCAATCAAATCAATTCCACATACTGCCTTGCCACCAACAAAGTATGATCCTTTGTTCGACCCCACTGATTTTGATTTGGATACTGAAAGTATAATTGTTcataaaaatgaaactgatgcccagaagaagaaagatggCCATAAATTAGCTAACTACGACAAAATTGACGTAAGACATTCTTTATTAATCCCTCTGAGTTGCGGTGCTGTTTTGATGacattgtatttttttattaagaGGTTGCAGGTCAGATGGCTTTCCATCATAGTTAAGGGCTTGACTTATCAGTCCATACTTTCCCACACTTTCGCTGCTACTTTTGTTTACAACTATTTGATACAAAGTTTCATTAGAAACTTGTCATACTTGTTTAAATTTAATCCGTTAAAGATTTTACCCAGATGCCGTCTAACAGTGTCAGACGATAATGTTGAAATTCATCAAACAGGAGCCGTTAGCAATCTTTGCTATAAGAATCAAATATCTGGTAAAATCCAGGAGGCTAAAAGAGTTGAGAAGATTAAGAAGACATCATGGGAAAGCCACATGTACAGACGTGAACTTAAAGCACCATCTTCCGTTAAATCTGATTCACAAATTCTCAATGTTTATATGTCAGATGCCACAATTTATTCGTTTATTTTTGCATGTATTATATCTGCGCTCTATTTTTGGTTTCCAAGGAATTGGATGTTGACAAATATT includes:
- the EMP24 gene encoding Emp24p (CAGL0K08426g~Ortholog(s) have endoplasmic reticulum localization), translated to MGNRIEKELRVVGGEDIVRFYSHSISYNKGKMLFGILVALFLSVVSAHNVLLPPHGRRCFTEKLGKGDELSITFQFGDRDPESSHQLTGDFTLTGVDSNTLHKTLRDVSHGDVVFSAPHSGNFEYCFSNENSNIKTKDVTFNMHGIVYVDLDDPNANTLDSAVRKLAKLTNEVKDEQSYIVIRERTHRNTAESTNDRVKWWSIFQLGLVVANSLFQIYYLKRFFEVTSFV
- a CDS encoding uncharacterized protein (CAGL0K08470g~Protein of unknown function), giving the protein MSMFAMGCPDVIQIIQLCGGKSTEGSSYHELIRGYSIACIDVLVSRLLVDICRHSFSRD
- the YPF1 gene encoding aspartic endopeptidase (CAGL0K08492g~Ortholog(s) have aspartic endopeptidase activity, intramembrane cleaving activity and role in cellular response to starvation, proteolysis involved in cellular protein catabolic process) — its product is MSSPFRAAAEQVLAKFLSPHSNETTTVDSELVDVFNKVNTFMSTNQSQLNKVFDRWVDRTTFSFTQLISTHPSLYACVGMLAFALTVVTLGSFTSIKSIPHTALPPTKYDPLFDPTDFDLDTESIIVHKNETDAQKKKDGHKLANYDKIDVRHSLLIPLSCGAVLMTLYFFIKRLQVRWLSIIVKGLTYQSILSHTFAATFVYNYLIQSFIRNLSYLFKFNPLKILPRCRLTVSDDNVEIHQTGAVSNLCYKNQISGKIQEAKRVEKIKKTSWESHMYRRELKAPSSVKSDSQILNVYMSDATIYSFIFACIISALYFWFPRNWMLTNIVSLNLSVWTISQLNLKNLKSGTMILLVLFFYDIYFVFYNDVMVTVATQLELPFKLSIPVKFNPASKKFDFSFLGLGDMIIPGMFIAMCYKFDIWKWHLKNVDREFHLLNWGYIGTYFKVALISYALSMVTCMLCLNIFNVAQPALLYIVPFLLISISVVAKFNNDFKDMWNLQFDVIEIDDEKLSSGRLEKEDQLTYSELLESDYIEDSDTDVNSDFTPESDDDLSLSDDDDEAED